GAAGAATCGCTATGAGTATTAATCTCGTTCATTTAGTGGGTCGTGCTGGTACTGAACCGGACATCAAATATTTTGATAGTGCTAAGATTTTGTGTACTTTCCCGCTAGCTGTGGATCGTCGCACCAGAAAGGACGATCGCCCAGATTGGTTTAATTTGGAAATTTGGGGGAGAACGGCGGAAATTGCTAAAGATTACGTGCGTAAAGGTAGTTTAGTTGGCATCCAAGGCTCGCTAAAAATAGATACTTGGACAGATCGCAATACGGGGATGCTCCGCTCGAAACCGATAATTAAAGTAGATCGATTGGATTTACTCGGTTCCAAGCGGGATAATGAGTCAAACGGGATGAATGGCTACAGTCAAAGCGATTACGATTATTAAGGCTAGTAGCTAATTTGTAAGGTGACAGAAGCTCTAACGGTTTGTTCGCCACCAACGATCGCCGTACTCTCGTCACCAGCTACTCTCGAAAAACTAGCTACAGGCTGAGGTATTGGCGGTACACCTGCACCGTTAATCTGAATGCCAACAATCTCTTCACGAGTCAAATTTAAGGCGTTCAAGACTGTATCTGCTTGTGCTTGAGCGTCTTGGGTAGCTTCGCGTAAAGCTTCTTTTTGGGCGGCAGCGATCGCGTTGTCATTGGCGGTAAAATTAATCCCATCGATCCGAGTTGCACCTATTTCGACGGCTTCGTCGAGTAATTGCCCTGCTTGTTCGGTACTGATGCGAAAACTAACAATATTTGTGCCAATATAGCCAATCAGTCTGCGCTGATTATCTCGATAATCGTAATTTGGTCGTAACTGAATGCCAGTAGTTTGTAGCTGTTCTACATTCCGATCTTGCAAAAATTCTACCAATGCTGACGAACGTCTGGCAACTTCTTGCTGAACTGCTGTTGCTGTTTCTCTTTGCACTTCAACTCCTAGCTGCACTTGTGCTAAAGTCGCGGGAATCTCCGTTTTCCCTTGTCCGGTAACTGTTAGAGTTCGGAGCATTCTTTCTTGTGCAGAGGCGTTCATCGGTGACACTAAACTACTAAAGAGACTAAAACTAACAGCAAGGATTGATAACTGTGCCATTTTTGGCAACCGAGGTACAGGGGATAAATTCATTAAAGTTCTACTCCTCCACGAAAAATTTGCACCAGTCGATTGTTAATTTGACACGGCAAACCAGTAAATGTGTTCCTAGTTACCGTTTTCGCAACCGACAATTAAAGACGCCACCGGACGCGATCGCTGCTGGGGTAAAATTAATCTGCCCCTGAACTTGAAAATGCCAAATTTTACCTCGGATGACTTTAATTTTAACTAACGATGACGGGATCGATGCTCCTGGTATCCAAGCGCTGCAAAAGGCTGTAGCAGGTAAAGGCGTTATTGTCGCTCCCAAGAAACCTTTATCCGGTTGCGGACATCGAGTTACTACCCGCCGTCCTATTCACCTTCTCCAACGCTCTCTTCACGAGTATGCTGTTGAGGGAACTCCTGCTGATTGTACTCGAATTGCTTTAACACAAATATCTAATAATGTCAAGTGGGTACTGTCGGGGATCAACGCAGGCGGCAATTTAGGGGTAGATGTTTATATTTCCGGGACAGTAGCGGCGGTTCGAGAGGCTGCAATTCATGGAATTGGGGGAATTGCTGTTTCCCATTGGATTAAAAGACCTTTACTCATTGATTGGGATTTAGCGACGCGCTGGACAGCTAAAGTGTTAACAGAGTTATTTGAGCGTCCTTTGTCGCCGAAAAGCTTTTGGAACGTCAATTTACCTCATTTAACACCAAATTCACCCGATCCGGAAATTATCTTTTGCGAACCCAGTAATGAGCCTCTACCCGTTAATTATCGCATGGAAGGCGATTTATATTACTACCAAGGAGTATATTCCCGACGAGCGCGATCGCCCGGTAGTGACGTTGATGTCTGTTTCTCTGGTAACATTGCTATAACTCAAATTCAGGTTTGAGGGGATTGGGGATTAGGGATTGGGGACTAATAACTGGTAACTGATAACTGGTAACTGATAACTGCTAACTGTTCACTACTAACTGATAAAAATTATGCGAATTTTAATTATGGGAGGAACCCGTTTCATCGGGGTTTACTTAACAAAAATTTTGGTAAAACAGGGACATGATGTGGTACTGTTCAATCGCGGTAACAAGCCTGCGCCGGTAGAAAATGTAGCGCAAATTCATGGCGATCGCAAAAATCCTGCTCAACTGAAAGAAAAGCTGACAAATGAAAAATTTGACGCAATTTTTGACAATAATGGTCGTGAATTAAGCGATACCCAACCATTAGCAGAAATGTTTAAAGATTCGGTAAAACATTTCGTTTATGTTAGTTCCGCAGGTGTTTATCTGAAGTCTGATGAAATGCCACATCAAGAAGGTGATGCAGTCGATCCTAATAGTCGTCACAAAGGCAAATACGAAACCGAAACTTACTTAGCCAAAATAGGTTTACCTTGGACTTCAATTCGCCCTACTTATATTTACGGTCCAGAAAATTATAACGATTTAGAAGCTTGGTTTTTCGATCGCATTGTAAGAGATCGTCCTATTCCAATTCCTGGTAATGGACTACACTTAACTCAACTCGGTCATGTCAAAGATTTAGCATCAGCAATGGCGGCGGTTTTAGGTAACGAAAAAGCGAAAGGACAAGTTTATAATATTTCTGGGGAAAGATACGTTACTTTTGCTGGTTTAGCTCGTCTTTGCGCTCAAGCTGCGGGGAAATCAAGCGATAATCTTAAGTTAGTACATTACGATCCCAAACAGTTTGATTTTGGTAAACGGAAAGCTTTTCCTCTGCGTCTCCAACACTTTTTTGCTGACGTTAACAAAGCAAAAATTGACTTAAATTGGCAACCTGAATTTGATTTACTTTCTGGCTTAAAAGATTCATTTCAAAATGATTATTTGGCTTCAGGAAGAGATCAAAAAGAAGTCGATTTTTCTCTTGACGATGAGATTCTCCAAGCTAGATGATTAGCTAATAATTTTTTCCAGGAAAAAGATTTAGTTAACTCAGGTAAATCTCCCGTTATAGCTCATTAGAGCTTAACGGAAGAGATTCAATTTAAAATTATTTTTTCGACAGTAGAGAAAAAGCCGATCGAGATGAACTTGAATTGAGCAAACGCAGACCATTTAAAGTAACTAAAAGAGTAGAACCTTCATGTCCAATTACTCCCAAAGGTAAGTTAATATTACCCGTTAAGTTAGCTACCAAAAGCAAGAAGATAAACGAGAGCGCAAAAGTAATATTTTGTTTGATAATACGATTAGCCCGACGACCAAGGGCGATCGCGTGGGATAATTTCTCTAAGTTAGCCGACATTAAGACAATATCTGCGCTTTCTAAGGCTACATCGGTAGCTGCACCTCCCATTGCTATTCCTACGGTAGCCGCAGCTAAAGCGGGAGCATCATTAATTCCATCTCCTACCATTGCTACATTGTGGTACTTTTGCTGTAAGTTTTGAATAACTGTGAGTTTGTCTTCTGGTAACAATTGGGCGTAAACTCGATCTAAATTCAGAACTTGAGCTACACTTTCGGCTGTATGGGGATTATCTCCTGTAAGCATGACAGTGGCTTCGATGTCAAGTTCTTTTAAACTAGCAATTAAGCTTGCTGCTCGATCTCGCAGAGTATCCGCAACAGCAATAATCCCAATAATTTCTGTAGCTAAACTCACCCAAACCACAGTTTTACCTGCGGTTTCCAAAGCATGACTAATTTCCTTTAATTCCGCAGAGCAAGGGAGATTGCTAACTTTACCCACAGTAACTCTTTCTCCTGCCACTTCGCCGATAATATCTCGACCAGTTCGCGCTTGTATATTCGTCGCAGCTTCCCAGGACAAATTTGCTTGCTTTGCTGCTTGAATAATAGCTTCACCGATGGGGTGTTCCGAACCAGATTCGATCGCCGCAGCTAATTGTAACACCTCATTGCGAGAACGCTTTGCGGTAGGAATAATCTCGACTACTTCTAATTTTCCTTGAGTGAGAGTACCTGTTTTGTCAAAAGCGATCGCGTTTACCTGACCAATTTTCTCTAATTGCGCCCCATTTTTAAATAAAATTCCCTGTTTTGCTCCAGAAGCGATCCCTGAGAGTAAAGTTGGCATAATTGATGCCATTAAAGCACAAGGAGAAGCCACCACCAGAAAGATTAAGGTTCGATAAATCGTGGTTTCCCAGTCCCAACCGAAGAGGAAAGGAGGTAAAATTCCTAAAATCACGCCGAGTAAGATGATTACCTTCGCATAACCTCGCTCAAAACGTTCGACAAATTGCTGAGAAGGAGGTGCTTGGGTTTGCGCTTGTTCAACCAGACGAATTACTCTTTGAATTAAACTACTTTCCGGTGGTTGATGAACTCTCAGTCGTAAGACTCCATTACCGTTAAGAGTACCCGCAAAAACTTCGTCACCGCTCGTTTTATCCACAGGTACAGATTCTCCAGTAATCGGCGCTTGATTGACTGTGGTTTCTCCTTCTAAAATAATTCCATCGATGGGAATCATTTCTCCAGGCTTGACTAAAACCAAATCTCCGACTTGTAAGTGAGCGAGATCGACTTTTCTTTCTTCACCATTGTCGATTACTCTGGCTGTATCGGGAGTAACCGCCATCAGCGAGCGAATATTATGCTCTGTGCGTTGCATAGCAAAAGTTTCTAAAGCACCACTAATGGCAAAAATTAGAATGAGAACTGCACCATCGATAATTAGGTGATATTCTCGTTCCCAAAGCCCTAGACTAGCTGCCCCTAGCGCTGCGACAATCATCAGTAAGTCTACATCTAGCTCTTTTTCTTTCCAGAGAGTCGTAAGTCCTTCTTTGGTGCTTTCATAACCACCGATTACATAAGCGGCTGACAAAATTAATAAAGCAAAACCGATCCAATTGAGAGAAAGAGTAAGCCAACCGAAGAGAATTAAAATGCCACAAGTCGCCGCAGCATAAGCATCAGAGTATTTTTGAAATGTTTTCGTGAAACTAAGTTGAGCCATTGCCAATCAAATCTAACAATTGACTCAGGCTACACTTTGACATTAGTGTTAAGGTCAACATGAGTAAGGAATATTTAACAATTAAACAAGTTACAGAAAAAGTGGGTAACGGTTTAACTCCCAGGATGGTACGCTACTATCACCAGATTGGTTTATTACCGGAAGCGAGGCGATCGCCAAGTAACTATCGCCTCTATACTGAATCTCACGTGCAACAATTACGGCGAATAGTTGCTCTCAAGCAACAAGGATTTCAACTCGAACATATCCGCAAACTTTTGCAAGCTGAAGCTTTACCAAGCGCAAACAAAGCTTTACTTCCTCAACTGCAAGAGCAATATCAGCTTATCATTGAGCAAATTGTCAAACTGCGACAAACTGCATCTGCTTTAGAAGGGTTGCTAGGGCGGGACAATCTTTGTCAAAATGTTCAAACTGAAGCGATCGCGCAATTTAATCTTTCGCAAGTGGCATCGTTTTGGGATACTTTTGATACGGCGGTAACTGCACACCCGGAATCTTTCCCTGAATCTTTACAGTATTTATTACCCGACTTATCAAATCGCTCGGAAATTGAAGCAGATTTACTCTCGAAGCTGGTACTAGCTTGTGGTGATGTGAGTTTGATTAATTTTGTCCAAATTAGTAAAAAAGCGATCGCGGCTGCGAGAATGGCGCTTAAATCTGGTTGTCAAGTGGTTGGTGATGTACCCGCGATCGCGGCTGCTTGCGATCGCCCTCGCTTGGCTCATCTCGGCTGTCAACTAACAACTTTGATCGATAATCCTCATATTACCGATGCCGCAGAAGCAGAGCAAGAGTTTTGGCATTTTGAAACTCGGCAAAAAGTTTTGTCAGAGTTAACTGAGGGCTGTATTCTGGTAATCGGTTATGCTCCTTCGGTATTAATTTCTGTCTGTCGAGCGATTGAACGCGATCGCTTAAATCCTGCTTTAATTATTGGTATGCCGATTGGTTTTAGTCATGCACCAGCCGCTAAACGTCTTTTGATGCGCTCTGGTATCCCTTTTATTACCACAGTTAACTCTTTCGGTGGTGGTTTATTAGCGGCAACTTCTCTGAATACACTCGCTCAATCTCTGATCGATAAACCAGATTGTCATTGTTATCTCAGTTGAGCAATTCCAGAAAAGTTCTTAACCTCTTCCCTATTTAAATCTTTGTGTAAATGCGTGCCAATTGAAATACTTTTCATTCGCTAACTTTTGCTTGGGAAACTTTGGGTTTTGCTGGTAAAACATAAATTAAACCAGAAATTAGCGTTAAAGCCACAGAAACCCAAAAAGCAATCAGAGAAGGACTATCCCAAACTGGAGGTAAAGGAGCAATTAAAAGCGCGATCGCTATAATCTGAGAAACTGTTTTCAGTTTACCCCAAATATTAGCACCTTTTACCACTCCACCACTTAATTTTGGATCGACACGCCAACCCGCGATCGTTAATTCTCTGCCTAAAATCAAAAATACTCCCCAAGCGGGAATTTGACCTAACTCAATTAATGCTAAAAGTGGCGTTAATACTAACAACTTATCTACCAATGGATCGAGAAATTTACCTAGATCGGTCACTTGATTAAGTTTACGAGCCAAATACCCATCTAACCAATCTGTTCCCGCAGCCACAATAAAAATACTGCAACAAATCCACCTAGTTTGGGGTGTCGGATTATGCAAACCATATAACAGAAAAGGAACTCCCAAAAGACGGGAAAATGTTATCCAGGTTGGTAAATTCATTGTTATTTGTCAGGTTTTTCTTTTGTTTTTTGCTAACTATAATTTATTATATCTTATCATTGTTGTGAGCGCTTTAACAGTTTTTTACTAAACTTGAATAATCTAACTTGTTCGTAGTCAGTTATTGAGGTTGACTGAAAGAGGACTAAAGTCCTCACTACGAACTGGAATAACTTGTTCGTAGTCAGCGCTTTAGCGCTGCTGAAATAAGAACTTATATAATCTAACTTGTTTGTAGTCAGCTATTGAGATTAACTGAAAGAGGACTAAACTCCTCACTACGAACTGGAATAACTTGTTCGTAGTCAGCGCTTTAGCGCTGCTGAAATAAGAAGAACTGGAATAATTTGTTTGTAGTCAGCGCTTTAGCGCTGCTGAAATAAGAACTTATATAATCTAACTTGTTTGTAGTCAGCTATTGAGATTAACTGAAAGAGGACTAAAGTCCTCACTACGAACTGGAATAACTTGTTCGTAGTCAGCGCTTTAGCGCTGCTGAAATAAGAAGAACT
The window above is part of the Oscillatoria salina IIICB1 genome. Proteins encoded here:
- a CDS encoding single-stranded DNA-binding protein, with translation MSINLVHLVGRAGTEPDIKYFDSAKILCTFPLAVDRRTRKDDRPDWFNLEIWGRTAEIAKDYVRKGSLVGIQGSLKIDTWTDRNTGMLRSKPIIKVDRLDLLGSKRDNESNGMNGYSQSDYDY
- a CDS encoding SIMPL domain-containing protein, with amino-acid sequence MNLSPVPRLPKMAQLSILAVSFSLFSSLVSPMNASAQERMLRTLTVTGQGKTEIPATLAQVQLGVEVQRETATAVQQEVARRSSALVEFLQDRNVEQLQTTGIQLRPNYDYRDNQRRLIGYIGTNIVSFRISTEQAGQLLDEAVEIGATRIDGINFTANDNAIAAAQKEALREATQDAQAQADTVLNALNLTREEIVGIQINGAGVPPIPQPVASFSRVAGDESTAIVGGEQTVRASVTLQISY
- the surE gene encoding 5'/3'-nucleotidase SurE; its protein translation is MTLILTNDDGIDAPGIQALQKAVAGKGVIVAPKKPLSGCGHRVTTRRPIHLLQRSLHEYAVEGTPADCTRIALTQISNNVKWVLSGINAGGNLGVDVYISGTVAAVREAAIHGIGGIAVSHWIKRPLLIDWDLATRWTAKVLTELFERPLSPKSFWNVNLPHLTPNSPDPEIIFCEPSNEPLPVNYRMEGDLYYYQGVYSRRARSPGSDVDVCFSGNIAITQIQV
- a CDS encoding NAD-dependent epimerase/dehydratase family protein — its product is MRILIMGGTRFIGVYLTKILVKQGHDVVLFNRGNKPAPVENVAQIHGDRKNPAQLKEKLTNEKFDAIFDNNGRELSDTQPLAEMFKDSVKHFVYVSSAGVYLKSDEMPHQEGDAVDPNSRHKGKYETETYLAKIGLPWTSIRPTYIYGPENYNDLEAWFFDRIVRDRPIPIPGNGLHLTQLGHVKDLASAMAAVLGNEKAKGQVYNISGERYVTFAGLARLCAQAAGKSSDNLKLVHYDPKQFDFGKRKAFPLRLQHFFADVNKAKIDLNWQPEFDLLSGLKDSFQNDYLASGRDQKEVDFSLDDEILQAR
- a CDS encoding heavy metal translocating P-type ATPase, whose translation is MAQLSFTKTFQKYSDAYAAATCGILILFGWLTLSLNWIGFALLILSAAYVIGGYESTKEGLTTLWKEKELDVDLLMIVAALGAASLGLWEREYHLIIDGAVLILIFAISGALETFAMQRTEHNIRSLMAVTPDTARVIDNGEERKVDLAHLQVGDLVLVKPGEMIPIDGIILEGETTVNQAPITGESVPVDKTSGDEVFAGTLNGNGVLRLRVHQPPESSLIQRVIRLVEQAQTQAPPSQQFVERFERGYAKVIILLGVILGILPPFLFGWDWETTIYRTLIFLVVASPCALMASIMPTLLSGIASGAKQGILFKNGAQLEKIGQVNAIAFDKTGTLTQGKLEVVEIIPTAKRSRNEVLQLAAAIESGSEHPIGEAIIQAAKQANLSWEAATNIQARTGRDIIGEVAGERVTVGKVSNLPCSAELKEISHALETAGKTVVWVSLATEIIGIIAVADTLRDRAASLIASLKELDIEATVMLTGDNPHTAESVAQVLNLDRVYAQLLPEDKLTVIQNLQQKYHNVAMVGDGINDAPALAAATVGIAMGGAATDVALESADIVLMSANLEKLSHAIALGRRANRIIKQNITFALSFIFLLLVANLTGNINLPLGVIGHEGSTLLVTLNGLRLLNSSSSRSAFSLLSKK
- a CDS encoding precorrin-8X methylmutase — encoded protein: MSKEYLTIKQVTEKVGNGLTPRMVRYYHQIGLLPEARRSPSNYRLYTESHVQQLRRIVALKQQGFQLEHIRKLLQAEALPSANKALLPQLQEQYQLIIEQIVKLRQTASALEGLLGRDNLCQNVQTEAIAQFNLSQVASFWDTFDTAVTAHPESFPESLQYLLPDLSNRSEIEADLLSKLVLACGDVSLINFVQISKKAIAAARMALKSGCQVVGDVPAIAAACDRPRLAHLGCQLTTLIDNPHITDAAEAEQEFWHFETRQKVLSELTEGCILVIGYAPSVLISVCRAIERDRLNPALIIGMPIGFSHAPAAKRLLMRSGIPFITTVNSFGGGLLAATSLNTLAQSLIDKPDCHCYLS
- the pgsA gene encoding CDP-diacylglycerol--glycerol-3-phosphate 3-phosphatidyltransferase; translated protein: MNLPTWITFSRLLGVPFLLYGLHNPTPQTRWICCSIFIVAAGTDWLDGYLARKLNQVTDLGKFLDPLVDKLLVLTPLLALIELGQIPAWGVFLILGRELTIAGWRVDPKLSGGVVKGANIWGKLKTVSQIIAIALLIAPLPPVWDSPSLIAFWVSVALTLISGLIYVLPAKPKVSQAKVSE